The genomic region CGGCAGATGTAGAAGAGACCGTAGAGGTGCAGGAAGATGCTCCAGAAGATTTACAGGAAAGAGCGCCAATTGTTACGGTTATGGGACACGTAGATCATGGTAAAACATCGCTTCTGGATTACATTCGTAAAGAGAATGTAATTGCAGGAGAGAGTGGTGGTATTACCCAGCATATCGGTGCCTATGGGGTGGAATTAGACGGTGGTCAAAAAATTGCCTTCCTGGATACTCCGGGTCACGAAGCCTTTACAGCAATGCGTGCTCGTGGAGCACAGGTAACAGATATCGCTATTATAGTGATTGCTGCTGATGATGATGTGATGCCGCAGACTAAAGAAGCGATTTCACATGCGCAGGCCGCAGGAGTGCCTATAATTTTTGCCATTAATAAATCAGATTTGCCAACGGCTAATCCGGAAAAGATCAAAGAGAAGTTAGCTTCTATGAATTTACTGGTTGAAGATTGGGGGGGTAAAGTACAATCTCATGATATTTCTGCTAAGACCGGAATGGGTGTGAAAGAGTTACTGGAAAAAGTGCTTCTTGAGGCTGAGATTCTTGAATTGAAAGCGAATCCTAATAAAATTGCCAATGGTACGGTAGTAGAAGCATTCCTTGACCGTGGTCGTGGATATGTAGCCACAATACTGGTACAGGCGGGTACGCTTAAAATTGGTGATTATGTACTGGCAGGTCGTCATAGTGGTAAGATTAAAGCTATGCACGATGAACGAGGTCACGAAATTAAGGAAGCCGGGCCATCAACTCCGGTTTCTATCTTAGGTCTTGATGGTGCGCCACAGGCCGGTGATAAGTTTAAAGTGATGCTAGATGAGCGTGAAGCTAAAGATATAGCTGCCAAGCGTACACAGTTACAACGAGAACAAAATGTTAGAACGCAGCGTCATATTACCTTGGATGAGATTGGACGCCGTATCGCATTAGGCGAATTTAAAGAGCTTAATATTATCCTGAAAGGGGACGTTGATGGTTCTGTAGAAGCATTAACAGATAGTTTCCAGAAACTTTCTACTGAGGAAATTCAGGTGAATATCATCCATAAGGGGGTTGGAGCTATTACTGAAAGTGATGTGCTCTTGGCTTCGGCATCAGATGCGATTATAATCGGCTTTAATGTTCGTCCTGCCGGTAATGCAAGACAGGTTGCTGATAAGGAAGAGATCGATATCAGAACCTACTCTATTATTTATGATGCGATAAATGATCTTAAAGATGCCATGGAGGGAATGCTTTCTCCAGAGGTTAAAGAAGAGATTACTGGTACTGCTGAAATCAGGGAAACGTTCAAAATCTCTAAGATCGGTACCATTGCCGGTTGTATGGTAACTTCTGGTAAGATTTACAGGACTGCTGGAGTGCGCTTAATTAGAGATGGTGTTGTGATCTACACAGGTGAATTAGCTTCGTTAAAACGCTTTAAAGATGATGTTAAAGAGGTATCCAAAGGTTATGACTGTGGTATGCAGGTTAAAAACTATAATGATATCAGGGAAGGAGATGTTATCGAAGCATTTAGAGAAGTAGAAGTGAAGAAAACACTTAAATAGATAGTGGTATAGCTATAGAAATGATAATACCAAAAAAGGCTGCAATTTGCAGCCTTTTTTTATGAACTTATTTTAAAAATCCCATCTAAAAATCAGCTGGGCATTGTATGTATTTGTTCCTTTTTTACCTTATCGTCGCAAGTCTTACTATGTAAGGGAACGGATAGTTTAGATTACTTTCTTTCTGGTTTTGGAATAAAGGCAGATGGGTAGGTCTCTTTGATAACCAAAAGCGCTCTGTCGGCTTCTAATCGATTTCTGAAATTGCCTATCCAAACTTTGTAATTTGGCGCTTCGTATTTAATTCGTGCCGGATATTCATATAGTGCCTCATAATCCTTTATTTTATTGCTGGCATCCCCATTAGGCCCGCTAAATAGTTGTATTACATAGCGATCCCCTATATTATGTGACTTTTGTAATTTTGTTTTGGTTAAGGATAATTCATTAATCATATCGCTCTGGGAAATGTTAATTTTTTGGGTCTCCTCTTGACCAAAAGCAACACAGGATAAGCAAAGAGAGGTGCCGAATAATAGGTTTTTAAAGCTTAAAATATTCATAGTTATGATTTTATAGACAAAAGTAAAATTAAATAACTCATATTCTATAGAAATTATTATTTAGAACTAATATAAATTACCCATTAACGCTTCTCTAACATAAACAAAATCCAACTTAAGTATTACTTTTGTGCCTGAATTTAATGGTGCGTTTCTAAAGTTTTTACGTACAGATTTTAATCTTAAAAAACCGTACCAAAGTTTAGACGTTAATTCAACTTATAATATGAAAAAGGTGAAATACCGCCACTCAACTTCGCGACTGCTCTTAATTGTAGCACTTTTTCTTTCGTTTACTGTAACGGGTTTTGCTCAGGATTCTACTGCTGTGGAAGCTGGGACTCCAGAGACCGCAGCTGATAAAGCAGATGCTTCGGCCTCTGCGGAATTAGGTGATCCCGCTGCCGGTAAAAGTTTGTTTAATTCCTTATGTGCGGCTTGTCATAAGCCGTATTCAGCTAGTATTGGTCCGGCTTTAAACGGGGTAACTTTAAGGCATGATAAAGAATGGCTTTATTCATGGATTAAAAACAATGCTGAGCTAAGAGCTTCAGGGGATGCAGATGCAGAAGCAATTTATCAGGAATATAATGGTACTGCGATGCCAGCTTTTCCTCAATTGTCTAATGAAGATATCGATAATATCCTTGCTTATGTAGAGCAACCTAAACCTGAGCCCACTGCCGCTGCAACAGCAGGAGCTGGTACAGATGGTCAAGGTGCATCTGGAGGGGGTGTATCTGTTAATATCATTCTTGGGATTCTTATTTTCGTGTTAGTAATGTTGCTGGTTGTTTTGTTTTTAGTAAACAAAACACTTAAAAACTTTGCAACGGCTAGTGGAGTAAAATTACCTGAGAAGCCTTCAAGAAAACCAATCTGGCAGGCGTTCGTTGAAAACCAGTTTTTAGTATTGGTGTTTTCTATAGTGGTGCTGCTTGGCGTAGGGTATTTTGCATATGGATTTTTGATGCAAGTAGGAGTAGACCAGGGATATCAGCCTATACAGCCAATTCATTACTCTCACAGAATTCATGCTGGGGATAATGGAATTGAGTGTAAGTACTGTCACTCTTCTGCAAGGGTATCTAAGACCTCTGGAATTCCATCTTTGAATGTATGTATGAACTGTCATAAAGCTATTTCAGAAGTAGCTCCGGAGACTGCGACTGCAGACCATTCAAAAGAATTTTACGATGGCGAGATTGCTAAACTATACGATGCGGTTGGTTGGGATCCTTCAACCAGAACCTATTCAGGAGATCAGAAGCCAGTAAAATGGGTTAGAATTCATAATCTTCCAGACTTTGTTTACTTTAATCACTCACAACACGTTTCTGTAGCAGGAGTTCAGTGTCAACATTGTCATGGTCCTATTCAGGAAATGGAAGTTGTGCATCAGGAAGCTCCGCTTACTATGGGATGGTGTATTAACTGTCACCGGGAAACTGGTGTTCAGATGGAAGGTAATGAGTATTACGAAAAGATTCACGAAGAACTTTCTAAGAAATACGGTGTAGAAGAACTTACCATTGCAGAAATGGGAGGTCTTGAATGTGGAAAATGCCACTATTAATATAATAACTGCGATTGCAGATATAAATTAAGAAGTTAATATCTAGATATATATGTCATCAAACAAAAAATACTGGACAAGTGTTGAAGAGCTAAAAGGTAGTTCTATTGTTGAGACGCTAAAACAAAAAGAGTTTGCTGAAGAAATTCCTGTGGATGAATTTCTTGGGGATAAAGAGTCCTTAAGTAATTCAAAAACGTCTAGAAGGGATTTTCTGAAGTATGTTGGATTTAGTACAGCGGCAGCTTCTTTAGCTGCTTGTGAGGGACCGGTTGTAAAATCTATACCTTATGTAGTACAGCCAGATAGAATCATTCCTGGTGTGGCTAACTATTACGCTTCTACTATTGCCAATGGTTTTGATTTTCAAAGTGTATTGGTTAAAACTCGTGAAGGGAGACCTATAAAGATTGAAAATAATGATCTTGCTAAGGTAAAAGCTGGTGGGGGTGCCCGTGTTCATGCTTCAGTGCTTTCTTTGTATGATAAAAAGAGGGTGAAGCGCCCGATGATCGATGGGAAAAATGTTTCCTGGGAAGAATTTGACCGTCAGGTGGGTTCAGCACTTAATGGTGTTTCGGGAGATATTGTGTTGTTAACACAAACATTTGCCAGCCCTAGTACGACTAAATTAATTCAGGATTTTAGCGCTAAATATCCAAATGTAAAGCATGTGGCTTATGATGCGGTTTCTGAAGATGCAGCGCTTTCAGCTTTTGAATCTAGATATGGAAGAAGAGCATTGCCAAATTATGATTTTACCGAAGCTGAAACTATAGTTTCTATAGGGGCAGATTTTCTTGGTGACTGGCAAGGCGGAGGATATGATAATAGTTATGCACAAAGCCGTATCCCAAAAAATGGAAAAATGTCAAGGCACGTGCAATTCGAATCAAACCTGTCTTTGGCAGGTGCGAAGGCCGATAAGCGTGTTCCTGTAAAACCGTCTCAGCAAAAGGCAATTCTTGCTTCTTTGTATGGGTATATTGTAGGAGGAGGTTCTACAAGCGAACTTCCCTCTAAAATTGATGATGCTGTAGTGAAAGCAGCAAGTCAGTTAAGAAAAGCTGGTAGTAAAGGAGTTGTGGTTTCTGGTATTCCAGATGCAGATGCTCAATCACTGGTTCTGGCTATAAATGAAGCATTAGGTAGTTCAATTATGGATACCGATAATGCACGAATGACGCGCCAGGGTAATAGTGCTCAGGTAGTCGAGTTAGTTAAAGACATGAACGCTGGTAGTGTAGGCGCACTTATGGTGGTTGGAGTGAATCCGGCTTATAGTTTGCCTAATGCATCTGAGTTTATTGAAGGATTGAAAAATGTAGAAGTGTCGGTTTCATTTACAATGAAAGAGGATGAAACTGCTAAACTTTGTAAATATATTGCGGCTACTCCTCATTATTTGGAAAGCTGGGGAGATGTTCAGTTTACTGATAACCAGTTTAGCCTAATGCAACCAACAATTAGACCATTATTTGATACCCGTCAATTTCAGGACTGTTTATTAAAGTGGTCAGGAAATAGCCAGTCTTATCATGATTATATCAAAGAAACATGGTCTGGTAATTTAACAGGTGGATGGAATCAGGCACTTCATGATGGAGTATTTGAGGGTACTAGTCCTGTAGGGACAACAGTGCTTGAAGGTTTTGCTTCCTCAGCGAATGAAGCTTCTTCTTTAAGAAAGATGAATGCTTCTGCTCAGGAAGAAAGTGAGTTTGAACTTACACTTTATACCAAAGTTTCAATGGGTGATGGGAATCAGGCTAATAACCCTTGGTTACAAGAACTTCCAGACCCTATTACCAGAACAACTTGGGATAATTATCTAATGATTTCGCAAGCAGATGCTGATAAGCTGGAGCTTGAAAACGAAATTGTTTCCAATGGAGCTTTAAATGGTAGTTATGTGAATATTAGTGTTGGTGATACTACTGTAAAAAATGTTCCTGTTATTGTTCAGCCAGGTCAGGCTAAAGGCTCTGTAGCCTTAGCTTTGGGGTATGGTAAGAAAGAAGGAATGCAGAAGGAAATGCAAGTAGGTGTAAATGCTTACCCTTTGTATAAGAACTTTAGTGCATTTCAAAATGTTAGTATAGAAAAAGCTGCAGGTGTACATGAATTTGCAAGTGTGCAAATGCAAAGTACCTTAGCGGGGCGTGATGATATTCTTAAAGAGACGACTCTTTCTGTTTTAACATCAAATAGCAAGCATGAATGGAACGCTGTTCCTGAGGTAGACTATAATCATCAGGAAATTCCTGTTAGTGATCAAAAAGCTGATATCTGGAGATCTTTTGACCGTAGTATTGGCCATCACTTTAATCTGTCTATCGATCTTAATGCGTGTACAGGTTGTGGAGCATGTGTTATTGCTTGTCATTCTGAAAATAACGTTCCAGTTGTTGGAAAGGATGAAGTTAGAAAGTTCAGGGATATGCACTGGTTACGAATCGACAGATATTATTCTGCCGGGGATACTTTTGTAGAAGAGCAGGAGAAACTGAATAATCTAGGAGCATTCGAGACTTATGATGTCATTGAAAATCCTTCGTATGATAATCCTCAGGTTGCTTTTCAGCCAGTAATGTGCCAACACTGTAACCACGCTCCTTGTGAAACAGTTTGTCCGGTTGCGGCAACGTCTCATGGTCGCCAGGGTCAAAATCAAATGATTTACAACAGATGTGTGGGTACAAGATATTGTGCAAACAACTGTCCTTATAAAGTAAGAAGGTTTAACTGGTTTAATTACGCTCAAAACGAAGAATTTGACTATCACATGAATAACGACTTAGGTCGTATGGTGTTAAACCCTGATGTTGTAGTTCGTTCACGTGGAGTTATGGAAAAATGTTCTATGTGTATTCAAATGACACAAAAAACGATTCTTGATGCCAAGCGTGAAGGTAGACCAGTGAAAGATGGAGAATTCCGTACAGCTTGTTCAGCGGCTTGTGATACCGGAGCAATTGTGTTTGGAGACATTAATGACGAAGAGTCTAAAGTTTCTAAATTACAAGAGGATGATAGAACTTACCGTATGATGGAAAGTTTAGGTACAAGGCCAAACGTAATGTATCAGGCTAAAATTACCAATACTGCTGAAGCATAATAATTAAGTAATAAGAATCAATTTTAAAGAAATATGTCGTCACATTACGAAGCACCTATAAGAGAACCTCTTGTTACCGGAGAGAAAACTTATCATGATATAAGTGTTGAAGTAGGAGCGCCTGTACTTGGGAGAGCAAATAAATCCTGGTACATTGTATTTACTATTGCCTTAATTGCATTTTTGTGGGGATTAGGTTGTATCATTTACACCGTTTCTACAGGAATCGGAGTTTGGGGATTGAACAAAACCATTGGATGGGCATGGGATATTACCAACTTCGTTTGGTGGGTAGGTATTGGTCACGCCGGAACATTGATATCTGCAGTATTATTGTTATTCCGCCAGAAATGGAGAATGGCAGTAAACCGTTCTGCAGAAGCCATGACAATTTTCGCTGTAGTTCAGGCTGGTTTGTTCCCTATTATTCACATGGGACGTCCCTGGTTAGCATATTGGGTTTTACCTATTCCTAACCAGTTTGGTTCTTTATGGGTAAACTTTAACTCACCGTTGTTATGGGACGTTTTTGCAATTTCAACGTATTTATCGGTGTCACTTGTTTTCTGGTGGACTGGTTTACTTCCTGATTTTGCAATGCTTCGTGATAGAACAACAAATGAATTTCAAAAGAAAATATACGGTATACTTAGTTTTGGATGGAGTGGACGTGTAAAAGACTGGCAACGTTTTGAAGAAGTATCTTTAGTACTTGCCGGTTTAGCAACACCTTTGGTACTTTCGGTACACACGATTGTATCTTTTGACTTTGCTACATCAGTAGTTCCTGGTTGGCACAGTACGATTTTCCCTCCGTATTTCGTTGCCGGTGCGATTTTCTCAGGATTTGCAATGGTGCAAACCTTGCTTATTATTATGAGAAAAGTGGTTAATCTTCAGGATTATATTACGTTACTGCACATCGAATATATGAACAAGGTAATATTGTTGACCGGGGGAATCGTATCCGTAGCTTATATTACTGAATTCTTTATAGGATGGTATTCCGGTACCAGTTATGAGAATTATACTTATCTTTCTTTTGGTGCTGCAACAGGACCTTATGCATGGGCATTTTGGGCCTTAATAGTATGTAACTTTGTAGTGCCGTTAACATTGTGGGTTAAGAAATTGAGAAGAAATATTCTTTGGACTTTTATAGTGGCTCTTGTAATAAATATTGGGATGTGGTTTGAGCGTTTTGATATTATTGTGATCGACCTAAGTAAAGGCAGAACTCCTTCTTCTTGGGCAATGTTCTCTCCTACGTTTGTTGATATTGGTGTTTTTATCGGTACGATAGGTTTCTTTTTTGTATTGTTTCTTCTTTATGCAAGAACTTTCCCTGTGATCGCACAGGCCGAAGTAAAGACAATATTGAAATCTTCAGGTGAATATTATAAGAATTTAAGAGCTAAGCATGGTGATGATGTAGCGCACCATGTGGATAACGATCCAACAGCAAAAGAACCTTCTGCCAATATTGATGATAAAAAGGACTTTTTTGGAGATACGTCAACAGAGAAAGAACCTGGTTCAGGTCATGAATCTACTGTTAATGCGGATGCTCTGGGAGTTACTGAAGCTCAGGAAGATCGATTGGATGCTATGCTAGCCAGAATAGGTACATATAATCCTAAAGTAGAAAGTGCAGATGAGCTACAAAAGCTAAACGGTGTAGGTCCGCTTTTAGAGCAGCATTTACATCAGGTAGGTATTTATAAATACGACCAGGTAGCTAATTTAACCAAGGATGATTACAAATTGCTTGATGAAGTTATTGAAAACTTCCCTATTATCGAGAACAGAGGTGATTGGAATGCTCAGGCAACTGAATTAAAAAATAAATAATCAAGATGGCATCAAAAACAATACACGCTATTTATAACGATGATGATCTGCTTTTACATGCGGTAAAGCAGGTTCGTGAAGCGCGCTATCATATTGGTGAGGTTTATACGCCTTTTCCCGTACACGGCCTTGATAAAGCAGTAGGAGAAGCACCAACACGATTAGCTATAACTTCATTTTTGTACGGTATAACTGGATTATCAGTTGCTGTTTTGATGATGAATTTTATGATGGTTCAGGATTGGCCTCAGGATATCGGTGGAAAGCCAAGTTTTTCATTCTTGACGAATATGCCTTCTTTTATTCCGATCATGTTTGAGCTTACCGTGTTTTTTGCAGCTCACTTAATGGTTATTACTTTTTATATGAGAAGTAGACTGGCGCCTTTTAAAAAAGCTGAAAATCCAGATCCTAGAACTACAGATGATATGTTCTTAATGGAGATAGACGCAACGAATCATAATGTAGAAGACCTGACGAAATTTTTATACGATACAGG from Zunongwangia profunda SM-A87 harbors:
- a CDS encoding DUF3341 domain-containing protein; this translates as MASKTIHAIYNDDDLLLHAVKQVREARYHIGEVYTPFPVHGLDKAVGEAPTRLAITSFLYGITGLSVAVLMMNFMMVQDWPQDIGGKPSFSFLTNMPSFIPIMFELTVFFAAHLMVITFYMRSRLAPFKKAENPDPRTTDDMFLMEIDATNHNVEDLTKFLYDTGAAEIKLIDNK
- the infB gene encoding translation initiation factor IF-2, producing the protein MAEAKTMRLNKVLREFNISLDRAVEFLNSKGHDIEARPTAKISQETYQVLFNEFQTDKSKKVASKEVGEERKKEKEELRLAREREQEEKRKEQEKKEQEKLREEQERKKQEQETLSTRTKLSGPKTVGKIDLDKPQVEKKKEEPKKEEKPEQAKQEEPAPKPVEEKPKPKPDVVKNQDDAPKKEQPKQEPKKDKEQTEVKPEASEQSEESNRIKTNYTKLDGPNFTGEKIDLSKFKKPVKKKDDKKTAASNDDKKGNRKKRRRRISKDVKGGPNQGGGNNNNNNRKGRNNKQRSRPITKEEPSEEEVQKQVRETLEKLQGKSSKGKGAKYRRDKRDQHRQRSEEDLAKQESDSKVLKVTEFVTVSEVATMMDVPVTKVISACMSLGMMVTMNQRLDAETLSIVADEFGYEVDFVTADVEETVEVQEDAPEDLQERAPIVTVMGHVDHGKTSLLDYIRKENVIAGESGGITQHIGAYGVELDGGQKIAFLDTPGHEAFTAMRARGAQVTDIAIIVIAADDDVMPQTKEAISHAQAAGVPIIFAINKSDLPTANPEKIKEKLASMNLLVEDWGGKVQSHDISAKTGMGVKELLEKVLLEAEILELKANPNKIANGTVVEAFLDRGRGYVATILVQAGTLKIGDYVLAGRHSGKIKAMHDERGHEIKEAGPSTPVSILGLDGAPQAGDKFKVMLDEREAKDIAAKRTQLQREQNVRTQRHITLDEIGRRIALGEFKELNIILKGDVDGSVEALTDSFQKLSTEEIQVNIIHKGVGAITESDVLLASASDAIIIGFNVRPAGNARQVADKEEIDIRTYSIIYDAINDLKDAMEGMLSPEVKEEITGTAEIRETFKISKIGTIAGCMVTSGKIYRTAGVRLIRDGVVIYTGELASLKRFKDDVKEVSKGYDCGMQVKNYNDIREGDVIEAFREVEVKKTLK
- a CDS encoding SPOR domain-containing protein, which produces MNILSFKNLLFGTSLCLSCVAFGQEETQKINISQSDMINELSLTKTKLQKSHNIGDRYVIQLFSGPNGDASNKIKDYEALYEYPARIKYEAPNYKVWIGNFRNRLEADRALLVIKETYPSAFIPKPERK
- a CDS encoding TAT-variant-translocated molybdopterin oxidoreductase, translated to MSSNKKYWTSVEELKGSSIVETLKQKEFAEEIPVDEFLGDKESLSNSKTSRRDFLKYVGFSTAAASLAACEGPVVKSIPYVVQPDRIIPGVANYYASTIANGFDFQSVLVKTREGRPIKIENNDLAKVKAGGGARVHASVLSLYDKKRVKRPMIDGKNVSWEEFDRQVGSALNGVSGDIVLLTQTFASPSTTKLIQDFSAKYPNVKHVAYDAVSEDAALSAFESRYGRRALPNYDFTEAETIVSIGADFLGDWQGGGYDNSYAQSRIPKNGKMSRHVQFESNLSLAGAKADKRVPVKPSQQKAILASLYGYIVGGGSTSELPSKIDDAVVKAASQLRKAGSKGVVVSGIPDADAQSLVLAINEALGSSIMDTDNARMTRQGNSAQVVELVKDMNAGSVGALMVVGVNPAYSLPNASEFIEGLKNVEVSVSFTMKEDETAKLCKYIAATPHYLESWGDVQFTDNQFSLMQPTIRPLFDTRQFQDCLLKWSGNSQSYHDYIKETWSGNLTGGWNQALHDGVFEGTSPVGTTVLEGFASSANEASSLRKMNASAQEESEFELTLYTKVSMGDGNQANNPWLQELPDPITRTTWDNYLMISQADADKLELENEIVSNGALNGSYVNISVGDTTVKNVPVIVQPGQAKGSVALALGYGKKEGMQKEMQVGVNAYPLYKNFSAFQNVSIEKAAGVHEFASVQMQSTLAGRDDILKETTLSVLTSNSKHEWNAVPEVDYNHQEIPVSDQKADIWRSFDRSIGHHFNLSIDLNACTGCGACVIACHSENNVPVVGKDEVRKFRDMHWLRIDRYYSAGDTFVEEQEKLNNLGAFETYDVIENPSYDNPQVAFQPVMCQHCNHAPCETVCPVAATSHGRQGQNQMIYNRCVGTRYCANNCPYKVRRFNWFNYAQNEEFDYHMNNDLGRMVLNPDVVVRSRGVMEKCSMCIQMTQKTILDAKREGRPVKDGEFRTACSAACDTGAIVFGDINDEESKVSKLQEDDRTYRMMESLGTRPNVMYQAKITNTAEA
- a CDS encoding c-type cytochrome, with the protein product MKKVKYRHSTSRLLLIVALFLSFTVTGFAQDSTAVEAGTPETAADKADASASAELGDPAAGKSLFNSLCAACHKPYSASIGPALNGVTLRHDKEWLYSWIKNNAELRASGDADAEAIYQEYNGTAMPAFPQLSNEDIDNILAYVEQPKPEPTAAATAGAGTDGQGASGGGVSVNIILGILIFVLVMLLVVLFLVNKTLKNFATASGVKLPEKPSRKPIWQAFVENQFLVLVFSIVVLLGVGYFAYGFLMQVGVDQGYQPIQPIHYSHRIHAGDNGIECKYCHSSARVSKTSGIPSLNVCMNCHKAISEVAPETATADHSKEFYDGEIAKLYDAVGWDPSTRTYSGDQKPVKWVRIHNLPDFVYFNHSQHVSVAGVQCQHCHGPIQEMEVVHQEAPLTMGWCINCHRETGVQMEGNEYYEKIHEELSKKYGVEELTIAEMGGLECGKCHY
- the nrfD gene encoding NrfD/PsrC family molybdoenzyme membrane anchor subunit translates to MSSHYEAPIREPLVTGEKTYHDISVEVGAPVLGRANKSWYIVFTIALIAFLWGLGCIIYTVSTGIGVWGLNKTIGWAWDITNFVWWVGIGHAGTLISAVLLLFRQKWRMAVNRSAEAMTIFAVVQAGLFPIIHMGRPWLAYWVLPIPNQFGSLWVNFNSPLLWDVFAISTYLSVSLVFWWTGLLPDFAMLRDRTTNEFQKKIYGILSFGWSGRVKDWQRFEEVSLVLAGLATPLVLSVHTIVSFDFATSVVPGWHSTIFPPYFVAGAIFSGFAMVQTLLIIMRKVVNLQDYITLLHIEYMNKVILLTGGIVSVAYITEFFIGWYSGTSYENYTYLSFGAATGPYAWAFWALIVCNFVVPLTLWVKKLRRNILWTFIVALVINIGMWFERFDIIVIDLSKGRTPSSWAMFSPTFVDIGVFIGTIGFFFVLFLLYARTFPVIAQAEVKTILKSSGEYYKNLRAKHGDDVAHHVDNDPTAKEPSANIDDKKDFFGDTSTEKEPGSGHESTVNADALGVTEAQEDRLDAMLARIGTYNPKVESADELQKLNGVGPLLEQHLHQVGIYKYDQVANLTKDDYKLLDEVIENFPIIENRGDWNAQATELKNK